Proteins encoded in a region of the Clostridium sp. 'White wine YQ' genome:
- a CDS encoding S66 peptidase family protein, with product MLIPYALKNGDTIGIVSTAFREDKSVIHSKINYFESLGFKVKVGESVYKEDGYFSGSTIARALDIMNMFKDKDVKAIICFRGGYGSINILPYINLNTIRFNKKILCGYSDTTVLINYISKKTGLITFHGPMINSDFNDIETLESLKFTLMQGNKPYSIPLGNCSFINPSEISGKLCGGNLSTICSSIGSPYEPNFKDKILILEDVNEKPYSIDRMLTQLLLSGKLHKCKGFIFGSFYKCDCDNASNNFTIKEIISRIFTPLNKPIILDFPIGHSYPNITLPIGATAKFNLFKKTLDIINPVVK from the coding sequence ATGCTAATACCATATGCCCTAAAAAATGGTGATACTATTGGAATTGTCTCAACAGCTTTTCGTGAAGATAAATCAGTTATCCATAGTAAGATTAATTATTTTGAATCACTTGGTTTTAAAGTTAAAGTTGGTGAGTCTGTTTATAAAGAAGATGGCTATTTTTCTGGAAGTACCATTGCCAGAGCGTTAGATATTATGAATATGTTTAAAGACAAAGATGTAAAAGCTATTATATGCTTTAGAGGTGGATATGGATCAATTAATATATTGCCTTATATCAACTTGAATACAATTAGATTTAATAAAAAGATATTATGTGGATATAGTGACACAACAGTACTAATTAATTATATATCAAAGAAAACTGGGTTAATTACTTTCCATGGTCCCATGATAAATTCTGATTTTAATGATATAGAAACTCTAGAAAGCCTCAAGTTTACACTAATGCAAGGAAATAAGCCTTACAGTATACCTTTAGGAAATTGCTCTTTTATTAATCCTAGCGAAATATCCGGAAAATTATGTGGAGGGAACCTATCAACTATTTGCTCATCTATTGGCAGTCCTTATGAACCAAATTTCAAAGATAAGATACTTATCTTAGAAGATGTTAATGAAAAACCCTATAGTATTGACAGAATGTTAACCCAACTACTTTTATCTGGAAAGTTGCATAAGTGTAAAGGCTTTATTTTCGGTTCATTTTATAAATGCGATTGTGATAATGCATCTAATAACTTCACCATAAAAGAAATAATAAGTCGTATTTTTACTCCATTAAATAAACCTATTATATTAGATTTTCCTATTGGTCACTCTTATCCTAATATTACTCTTCCAATTGGTGCAACAGCTAAGTTTAATCTTTTTAAGAAGACTCTTGATATTATTAATCCTGTGGTTAAGTAA